ATTCGGGCGGGGGGATTTTCTGATCCGGAATCTATTAGGCATGGATCCTGAACAAAACGCGCTTGCAGTCGGAGACCGTGTCGAAATCGGTCAAACCATTCAGTTCCATGTGCGTGACGCAGACTCCTCGCGCGAAGATTTGGAAGAATCCCTCAATCAGCACAAAGAGTCCATCAAACAAGGCCCGCCCCAAGGAGGTTTGATCTTCAGCTGTATGGGCCGCGGACGCGGTCTTTACGGAGAAGCCCACTACGATATCCGCACCGTGCGCACTGCTGTTGGCTCGGTCCCTTTGGGAGGTTTTTTCTGTAACGGAGAGATCGGCCCTGTGGCGGGAAGAAACTACGTGCACGGATACACTTCGAGTATCGGACTGTTTAGACCAAAGACAGCTTCTGATAGTTGAACTGGCGCGCAACAGCAACCCCGCCGTCATCCCAAACGCAGCGACAGTATCTTTGTTCCGCAAAAATGGCCACAGCCCTGGAGGGCTTCGCCATGACGCATTCGCATCAGTCCGGTTCGGATCGACAGAGGTAGTGAAAGACTTCGCGCACGGAAACCACCCCTACGGGTTTCCCGTCGCGCAAAACAGGCAGATGCCGGAAACCCCCTACACTCATCTTGTGCAGGGCTGCAGCCAAGGAGTCCGTTTCCCTCAAAGCGACAGGATCCGGCGTCATCACAAAACGGATCTCAGCAGAATCCAATCCCGAAGGATCCACCCCAACCCGGCTCAACACATCCCGGTCCGTAAAGATCCCCACAAGCGCTCCCCGCCCATCCACAACAAGCGCGCTGCCGATACACCTTCCCTGCATGCGCTTCACGACCTCGACCACCGGAGTATGGGCCTCAACAAGGATGGGCTCTTGGGGAGGCAGGTCTTTGATCAGGGCGGAAGTAATGTATTCCTTCATATCCGGGGCAGGATCGGGCAAAGCCAAATCACTGACATCCTGATGGCATTGATCACAATTATCCGTTCCGGGCATCAACTCCGCATCACAATAAGGACAACGCAGGGTTTCTTCCATCAGGAGATCTCCCAAGGACTCGGGCCATCGAGGAGCTTCTGCAAATTTCCTGGCCCCTTGTTCTGAATCACGTTCTCGATTTGACGAATCAGCAGTTCGTCGTAGGTGGGCGAATGGCGTTCATAGAAGACCCCGATAGGAGCAGGATAGTCCGGAGGTTCCATCTTGCTCAGGAGTGAAGCAATATTCGGATCTGAAGAATCATGGACCAAAATCCGGTCTTCACCCACCTCATCAACTCTAACAACTTCAGGCCGCGTCCCCCGCACCACAATTCCAAACTCATTGTCTTTCCCGAATCGCATGGGCTTGCCGTGAACCACTTCCAACAGGCGTTCGTCCCGGACAGAACGCTCCGTGATATCGGCGAACGTCTTGTCATTGAACACAATGCAATTTTGATAGATCTCTATAAAAGAAGTCCCCTTGTGCGCGGCGGCGGCCAATAGAGTTTCGGCCATGTGCTTGATATGCACATCCACGGTTCGCGCCACAAAGGTAGCTTCAGCGGCCAGAGCCAAACGCACCGGATTCATCGGGCGCTCCACAGAACCCCAGGGCGAAGACTTGGTCTTCTTTCCCGCTTCAGAGGTTGGCGAATACTGTCCCTTAGTCAGGCCGTATATCCGGTTATTGAAAAGAAGAAGGTTGAGATCGACGTTGCGGCGCAGTGTGTGGATAAAGTGCCCGGCTCCGATACTCAATCCGTCACCGTCACCCGTCACCACCCAGACACTGAGTTCCGGATTCGCGATCTTGAGCCCCGTCGCAACTGCGGGCGCGCGCCCATGGATCGTGTGGAATCCGTAAGTATTCATATAGTAAGGAAAGCGGGAGGAGCATCCGATACCGGACACAAAAACAATCTTCTCACGCGGAATCCCCACCTCAGGCATGATCTTCTGCACTTGCGCCAGGATCGCGTAGTCTCCGCATCCAGGGCACCAACGAACTTCCTGCCCGCTCACAAAATCCTTGCGCGTCAACTTTTGTTCTTGGCTATGCGTATCCACTTCAATCTCCATGACCTGCAAGTATCTCCTCGATTTTGTCCACTATTTCCGTTATCAAGAAAGGCTTTCCTTGGACCTTGGGATAAGAGATCGCATCAACGAGATACTTGGCGCGGATGAGCAGCGCGAGCTGTCCTAAATTCATTTCCGGAATGAGAACCTTCTTAAACTTGCCCAGCAGCTCCCCCAAATTTTTGGGAAAGGGATTGAGATAACGCAGGTGCAAACAGGAAACATCCAAACCCCTCTCTCTCGCCCTGTCAACAGCCGTCAAAATAGCCCCGTAAGTGGAACCCCAGCCGAGCACAAGAAGATCGCCCTCGTCATGACCGTAAACCTGCGCATCCGGCAAGAATTTCGCAATTCCTTGAATCTTGGCCTCCCGAATCTCCACCATCTTCTGGTGGTTCAAGGGGTCATAGCTCACATTCCCGGTCACGTCTTCTTTCTCGAGACCTCCGATCCGGTGTTCAAGACCCGGCGTACCCGGGAGGACCCAAGGCCTGGCCAGAGTTTCCTTGTTGCGCAAATAGGGATAAAAACCTTCAGGATCCGTGCGGTGTTCCACCTTAATCTTTGGCAAGCTCTCATATACCGGCACCTTCCAAGGTTCCGATGCATTCGCCAAAAAGGCATCTGAAAGGACAAATACCGGGGTCATATACGTGACGGCCAGGCGAACAGCTTCCGTAGCCATCCAAAAACAATCCCCGGGGCTTGCGGGCGCAATCACAACAGCAGGACATTCCGAGTTCCGGCCGATCAAAGCCTGCAGAAGATCTCCCTGCTCCGGCTTAGTCGGAAGGCCGGTGCTCGGGCCGCCCCTTTGCACATCGATAATCACCAAAGGCAATTCCGTCATCACCGCCAAACCAATGGCTTCGGATTTTAAGGCCAGACCCGGCCCGCTCGTGCCTGTTACCCCGATATTTCCGCCAAAGCTCGCGCCTATGGACGCGGTCACTGCCGCAATTTCATCCTCGGCCTGAAAGGTCTTGACCCCGTATTCCTTGAAGCGGGATAAGTCTTGGAGAATTTCACTGGCGGGCGTAATGGGATAACTTCCGTAGAACAGAGTCAGACCTGCCCGCTCAGCGCCGGATATCAATCCAATGGCCATGGCTTCATTGCCGGTGATACGGCGGTAGGTCCCCGGACTTAAATCCGCAGCTGAGACCTTGTAACGGACGGGCAACAGTTCCGTAGACTGCGCATGATTATAACCGCCTTTGAGGGCCAGACGGTTGGCCTCCGCCACCGATGGGACCGCGGCAAACTTATCGTCGATCCATTTGAGCGTATAATCCAGGGGCCGGTCGAACATCCAAAACATAACGCCAAGGGCAAAAAAATTCTTGCAGCGTTCCGCCTGCTGGGATTTGAGATCCGGCACATCCTTGACTGCTTCATTGTTTAAAGTGGTGATCGGCAGCGAAATCAACTGGTACTCGGCCAAAGAACCGTCGTCCAAGGGATTGGAATCATAACCTGCTTTATCCAAGTTGCCTTTGGTAAAGCTGTCCTGATTGGCAATGATCGTCGCACCGTGGGCCAGATCCTTGAGATTGACCTTGAGCGCCGCCGGGTTCATGGCCACCAGCACATCGGGTCTGTCTCCGGGCGTAAGCACTTCCTGATCCGAAAAGTTAATTTGGAATCCGCTGACCCCGGGCAAAGTCCCCGCAGGCGCCCGAATCTCTGCGGGAAAATCGGGCAAGGTACTGATATCGTTCCCGATCAAAGCGGCTGTGTCCGTGAATTGCAGACCCGTAAGCTGCATCCCGTCTCCGGAATCCCCGGCAAAACGGATCGTCACCTCGTTGAGTGTTCTGGTTTGTTTCTGTTCGGCCATCGGATACTCTTGTTAGCCGCCCTCAGAAGTGCGGGTTTTTTGATGGAGCCTGGGAGGCAAGTTGCCAATGACAGAGGGAAAATGTGCGGATAAATAATTAAGAATATCCAACACCGTGATTAAGCCCAAAACAGAACCCCCTTCATCCACTATGGGAAGCCGGCGCATGTGGTGCTGATCCATAAGCTGTATTGCCTCGGTCAGGAGCGCATTCTTCCCTATTGTGATGATTTCCGTGCGCATGACCTGGGAGATCGGAGCCTCCGGAGAGAGCCCCCGGCCCACGACTTTGTCCAGGAGATGGCGCTCCGTAAAGATGCCGCAGAGCTTATCTTCCGAACATACCAGGACATAGCCCCGTTTGGCCTCGCGCATACAGTCCACAGCATCGCGGATGGAGGTCTCCGGAGGGGTGGTAACCGGGGGATTGATGGGGCATTCCGTCACTTTCTTGTCGCCAAAGAAGGTGCTTGCAAACATGATCTAGATCATTCTAGCAAAGGACCTGCACTTGCGCCATCATTGCGTCCGAAGAAATAAATAGATGGGTTTGCAGGCCCAGGGCCCGGGCAGTCTCCAAATTGGCCGCCGTATCGTCCACAAAAAGCACTTCCGTCCGGCTCACCCCTCCCGACTGCCGGAGCACAGCCTCATAAAAGGCCGGATCCGGCTTGAGAAGTCCCATCTCATAGGAAAGGTGGACCCCGTCACAAAGCTCCGGAATCCAGGGCTCATTCTCACAAACATACCCATAATGACCGGGATTGGTGTTGGACAGAAGATGGATCTCCGCCCTTCCCGCTGCCTTGAGCCCCCGCAGCGCAGCCTCCATGCCGGGAACCGCAGGCCCGATCATGGAGTTCCAAATACGCTCAAACTCCTCTGGAGTGATTTCCAGGCCGAGGAATCCGGCCACACTCCGGTAAAAGCCGGTCTTTTCAATCAAGCCCTTCTCATAGCGGTTGCACAAATCCTGGGGATCGCGCTTTTGCAGGAGGGACTGCACTGCTTCCTCGGAAACACCGGAAAATGAGAGATAGGCCTTCAGGGCTTTTTCAATTTGGAGGGATACGAGCACGCCTCCCAGATCGATAAACAGCGTATTCAAAAGTCGATTCGCCTCAGTTTGATCTCGGCCCGGTCGTTCTTGCTGCCGACTTCTCGTTTGCCTTCGAGCTGCTCAGCCACAGTGTCCCAGACTTCCTCTGTCTCGCCCGCCACAAACTCGGCCGCATCACCGACCACTTCCGCGCTTCCCTCCACAACACCTGCCGGTAAACCGAAAAGCCCGGATTCCCCGGTGCTCTCCGCCACATTCCCGGCCAAGGGCTCGACGGGATTGGGAATCTTCGGCGCGTCGTGCTCGCAGGCCTCTTGGGCAAAGGCGATCGACGGATTTACCACAAAGATCCCCCCAAGGGCTAAGATCATCAGGCTCACAAAGAGTGTTTTAAACATCATTCATTCCCCCTCCAATTAGGACGTCGGAATTATTGTAACTCAGTCTTATCCTGCGGTGCGTGACGATTGTCTTTATTGAGGCACCGGGGCAAAAAGCCACAATGGATCTATAAGCCCGAGGGATTGGCGCAAAAGAATTCGTAGTCGGCATAGCCTGGGAACTCTTTGACCTTCTCGCCGCAATACGAGCACTGGGGATCGCGGCGCAATTTTAGTTTACGAAACTCGGTGTTCAAGGCTTCGTAATGCAACAGTTTGCCGGCCATAGACTCCCCGACCCCTAAAATCAGCTTCACCGTTTCCACGGCCTGCAGCAAACCGACCACCCCGGGCAACACGCCGAGCACCCCTGCCTCCGCACAGCTAGGGGCCAATTCCGGCGGCGGCGGCTCAGGATAAAGACAGCGATAACACGGGCCTCCAGGCGCGCAAAAAACGGTGACCTGGCCCTCAAAGCGATACACGCTTCCGTGCACGTTGAGCTTGCCGAGCTTCACACACGCATCATTGATCAGGTAGCGCGTGGGAAAATTGTCCGTGCCGTCCACGATAATATCGTAATCCTTAAAGATTTCATCCACGTTTTCTTTGCCAAGGCGCACCTTGTGCGGCACAACCCGGATATCCGGGTTCAAAGCGGTGAGTGTTTTCCGGGCCGATTCTGCCTTGGGCGTGCCCACGCGGTCATCGGTGTGAAGGATTTGGCGCTGGAGATTGGACATGTCCACGTCATCAAAGTCCACAATGCCTAAGGTTCCCACCCCTGCGGCCGCCAAATAAAAGGCCGAAGGCGAGCCCAGACCACCGGCGCCCACCATGAGAACTTTAGAGTTGAGAAGTCTGAGTTGTCCCTCTTCCTGAACTTCGGGAATCAGGAGATGGCGGGAATAGCGCTTCCTCGCCTGCGCGGACAGGACCCGGGGAATCTTGACTTCGTACTCTCCCTGCTTCCACTTGTTGTAACCACCGCTCAGAGAACTCACCTCTTCATAGCCCATGCGCTCCAAAGTTTCGGCAGAAAAAAGGGATCGAAACCCGACGGCACAGTAAGCCACAATGGGTGTGGATCGGTCGGGAACCTTCTCTTCGATACGCAGTTCGAGAAAGCCCCGGGGAATATGCACGGCACCGGGAATATAGCCCTGGTCATACTCGTCCTGCTCGCGCACATCGATAAGGACAAAATCCTCTTCGTTCTCGCGCAAGGCATGCAACTCAGCAGGGCTAATCTCCTGAATCTTTTGTCTTAACTCCTGGGCCATTTCCTGAGAACTCTTTGCCACGGTACTGTCTCCCTGTTAGGATGCGCGCGACTCGTCTGCGACCTGTGTGGTTTCTTCCCCAAACTGCCGGTCCCGGAGCACCCAGGAACGCCACGAAACCACTTTGCCCCGCGTCACTTCGAGGATCATATAGGACCAACTCTCCGATGACTCCCAAATCTCCTCGGCACGTCGGCGGTCCGTTTCGGAAGGCTTGGAAGGATGATCCGGGTGCGAATGATAAACACCGATGACTTCCCAGCCCCGCTCCGCTGCTTCCTTTTCAATACGCTGATAGTCCAGGGGGTTGAGTTCGTAACGGTCGCGCCCGCGCAGTTTGTTCAGATTCTCTGCCGGGCGCGCGGCAGCCACACGCCGCAGCGAACCCTCCTGCTCAAAAGAACCCAGGAACAAACCGCAAATCTCATCGGGATAGCCCTGTTCAGCCTGCTCTCTTATTGATGCAATTTCTTTTTTTCCAATAACTAGCATGTAAATAAGTCCCTAAGGCGGCCGCTCACTGAAACTTGTAGATGGGACCGTTGCGAAATAGCCTTTCCGTCATTGCGGACCCCGACGCCACGCTCTGGGCAGGCTCCGCGAAGCAATCTTTGTTGCACATAAGCTCTTGACAAGGCGAGACATATATTGCTTCGTCCCTCCGGTCCTCGCAACGACGGATCACCACGCTTTCGCTCGTGATGACGACTGCAGCGTTTTTCGCTGTTTCGCAAAAGTCCCTGGATAGCCTTGTGAATGAAATTCGGACTATTTTAGTCACATTTAAAGCCCAGGTCAATGCCTTTATGGGCTCTGCTTCACACACACCACGTGTTGATTTTGCGTACATTTACGTATAATATTGTAATATTAGGTTTTATGATGCAGCAAAGGGGTGTTTGGCAACCCTGAGGCGGCTGATGAAAAAGAAAATTCTGATCGCGGACGACGAACCCGGCTTTGCCGAAAGTCTCGGCCAGCTCTTCCGGATTCACGGATTTGACTCTGTCGTGGTCAATGACGGAGAGCGCTGTTTGGAGGCTGCGGTCAATGAGCACCCCGATTTGGTGCTCCTGGATTTAGTCATGCCCAAAATCCACGGATGGGAAGTTGCCGGCCGGCTCTGCGGGAACCAAGCCACTTGTGATGTGCCCGTGATCCTGCTCACTGCTTCCGAGACTTATGCCAAACAAGCCTGCGATCTCAAGAATGTGGCGGGGCGCGTTCTCACCAAACCTTTTCCCTTTGACGAGCTTCTCCGGATTGTACGCGGTCTTCTGCTAAAATAGGCGCATGAGAGCTTTCCGTACCGGACTCATGCTCCTTTTGTTACTGACCTGCGCATCCTCTGTTTGGGCTCGCAGCCCGGACTACTCCACCTTCACTCTCACCCTCTCCTCCGACTACGTGCCCAGCCGATGGACCCATGAAGTGGGTTATCCCACACGCATGATGCACAAATTGGGCTTTGGCCTGGAACACAGCTTCCTGGGCTGGACCGAAATCTTCCGGGGCACCGGACGCTATGTGAACGATGGGGCAGCCTTTCACTGGGCCCTTCTGAAAGGAATGGGGATGGCGTTGATACAGACTGCAGGAGGCGTGACGCATCTGGCGAGCTTCCCCTTCACCGAAATAGATGTCGCGCTTCCCAATGGCGGCATTGACCTCGAATTCTAGGGAACACCGGAATGCATGTATAATAGCCCGCAATGAGAATGCGAATCCCTGCCCCGACACTCTTTTTACTTATTGGACTCTTAGGCCTTTTTGCCTCCTTGCAAGGCTGCTTTTCCAGCACCAATCCCATGGCTGAAGCCAAGTCTGTGGGGCGCTACTGGCAAAATTTCTGGATGCCGGCAGACCATTGGAAGGGCTATCAACGCTCGGACTCCTTTGACCCGGATTTCGTCAATCTGGAGACCGCCTTTGTGAGCGCCAAAGCCGTTGATGCCAAGAAGGCGTTCAGCCACCCCTACTACGGATTGCTCACCGAAGAAAAATGCGAATTCCTCAGGATAAACGGTGTCCCCACCGCCATTGGACGCAATGTCAATGTAGACTCCATGACGAATCGCGCTTTTGAAGAATTCGTTTACATCCCGGATAATCGAGCCGATACGCGGGTTTATTACTTCTTTGAAGACACAGGACTGCTCTCGCGCGAGGAAAAACCCAAGGACCGCCAGCTCGATATTCTCTTAGGAGAACTGGGGCTTCTGCGCGTGGGGATGGATCAACGCCATGCTGAGAAAGCTTGGGGCAAGACCGAAGAAGTGGAGCGCGCAGTCACTAATGACGATCTGGGCCGGAAATTTCTGAGCGAAACGTGGATTTACCGGGACAAGGACTCGGGCGAGATCTTGAGGAAGATTTTCTTCTGTAACGGGTTTGCCAGTCACTGGGAAGAGTAATTATTCTTTCCACCATCCGATACGCACAATCTCCACCACATAGGGCGAATAAGGAGGAATCTGTGTGCGGTCGTTAAACGCAGGGTCATAGGACCAATTCCGGTCGGGAGGAGAGTAGGACGCCGAGCCCCAGACGCCTTCGGCAATTGCACTCTCCCAAAGCTGTGTAAAGGAACCCGTAAAGTTAAAATCAATCCCGCTCCAGTTCTCGTGGAAGCGCGGGTAGTTTTCCAAACCGCCGTTATAGACACCCGGCTGCGTAATTTCGATCCCCGACATGAAAGCCGCATTCACGGTGGTCTCGCTCGCTCGACGCGAACTTATTCCCGCTGCGGAATGCGAATCATCCCAATCATTCGAAAAGATGTTGATCGCATCCGAAATCACGCTCACAGCCTTCTTGTTGGTGGAGTTGAAGTCCCCTTGAATATACACGGGATCCTCT
This genomic window from Candidatus Omnitrophota bacterium contains:
- the moeB gene encoding molybdopterin-synthase adenylyltransferase MoeB; this encodes MAQELRQKIQEISPAELHALRENEEDFVLIDVREQDEYDQGYIPGAVHIPRGFLELRIEEKVPDRSTPIVAYCAVGFRSLFSAETLERMGYEEVSSLSGGYNKWKQGEYEVKIPRVLSAQARKRYSRHLLIPEVQEEGQLRLLNSKVLMVGAGGLGSPSAFYLAAAGVGTLGIVDFDDVDMSNLQRQILHTDDRVGTPKAESARKTLTALNPDIRVVPHKVRLGKENVDEIFKDYDIIVDGTDNFPTRYLINDACVKLGKLNVHGSVYRFEGQVTVFCAPGGPCYRCLYPEPPPPELAPSCAEAGVLGVLPGVVGLLQAVETVKLILGVGESMAGKLLHYEALNTEFRKLKLRRDPQCSYCGEKVKEFPGYADYEFFCANPSGL
- a CDS encoding M67 family metallopeptidase, with amino-acid sequence MLVIGKKEIASIREQAEQGYPDEICGLFLGSFEQEGSLRRVAAARPAENLNKLRGRDRYELNPLDYQRIEKEAAERGWEVIGVYHSHPDHPSKPSETDRRRAEEIWESSESWSYMILEVTRGKVVSWRSWVLRDRQFGEETTQVADESRAS
- a CDS encoding response regulator; the encoded protein is MKKKILIADDEPGFAESLGQLFRIHGFDSVVVNDGERCLEAAVNEHPDLVLLDLVMPKIHGWEVAGRLCGNQATCDVPVILLTASETYAKQACDLKNVAGRVLTKPFPFDELLRIVRGLLLK
- a CDS encoding 2-oxoacid:acceptor oxidoreductase subunit alpha; its protein translation is MAEQKQTRTLNEVTIRFAGDSGDGMQLTGLQFTDTAALIGNDISTLPDFPAEIRAPAGTLPGVSGFQINFSDQEVLTPGDRPDVLVAMNPAALKVNLKDLAHGATIIANQDSFTKGNLDKAGYDSNPLDDGSLAEYQLISLPITTLNNEAVKDVPDLKSQQAERCKNFFALGVMFWMFDRPLDYTLKWIDDKFAAVPSVAEANRLALKGGYNHAQSTELLPVRYKVSAADLSPGTYRRITGNEAMAIGLISGAERAGLTLFYGSYPITPASEILQDLSRFKEYGVKTFQAEDEIAAVTASIGASFGGNIGVTGTSGPGLALKSEAIGLAVMTELPLVIIDVQRGGPSTGLPTKPEQGDLLQALIGRNSECPAVVIAPASPGDCFWMATEAVRLAVTYMTPVFVLSDAFLANASEPWKVPVYESLPKIKVEHRTDPEGFYPYLRNKETLARPWVLPGTPGLEHRIGGLEKEDVTGNVSYDPLNHQKMVEIREAKIQGIAKFLPDAQVYGHDEGDLLVLGWGSTYGAILTAVDRARERGLDVSCLHLRYLNPFPKNLGELLGKFKKVLIPEMNLGQLALLIRAKYLVDAISYPKVQGKPFLITEIVDKIEEILAGHGD
- a CDS encoding 2-oxoacid:ferredoxin oxidoreductase subunit beta → MEIEVDTHSQEQKLTRKDFVSGQEVRWCPGCGDYAILAQVQKIMPEVGIPREKIVFVSGIGCSSRFPYYMNTYGFHTIHGRAPAVATGLKIANPELSVWVVTGDGDGLSIGAGHFIHTLRRNVDLNLLLFNNRIYGLTKGQYSPTSEAGKKTKSSPWGSVERPMNPVRLALAAEATFVARTVDVHIKHMAETLLAAAAHKGTSFIEIYQNCIVFNDKTFADITERSVRDERLLEVVHGKPMRFGKDNEFGIVVRGTRPEVVRVDEVGEDRILVHDSSDPNIASLLSKMEPPDYPAPIGVFYERHSPTYDELLIRQIENVIQNKGPGNLQKLLDGPSPWEIS
- a CDS encoding CBS domain-containing protein, which codes for MEETLRCPYCDAELMPGTDNCDQCHQDVSDLALPDPAPDMKEYITSALIKDLPPQEPILVEAHTPVVEVVKRMQGRCIGSALVVDGRGALVGIFTDRDVLSRVGVDPSGLDSAEIRFVMTPDPVALRETDSLAAALHKMSVGGFRHLPVLRDGKPVGVVSVREVFHYLCRSEPD
- a CDS encoding CBS domain-containing protein codes for the protein MFASTFFGDKKVTECPINPPVTTPPETSIRDAVDCMREAKRGYVLVCSEDKLCGIFTERHLLDKVVGRGLSPEAPISQVMRTEIITIGKNALLTEAIQLMDQHHMRRLPIVDEGGSVLGLITVLDILNYLSAHFPSVIGNLPPRLHQKTRTSEGG
- a CDS encoding HAD family phosphatase, with protein sequence MNTLFIDLGGVLVSLQIEKALKAYLSFSGVSEEAVQSLLQKRDPQDLCNRYEKGLIEKTGFYRSVAGFLGLEITPEEFERIWNSMIGPAVPGMEAALRGLKAAGRAEIHLLSNTNPGHYGYVCENEPWIPELCDGVHLSYEMGLLKPDPAFYEAVLRQSGGVSRTEVLFVDDTAANLETARALGLQTHLFISSDAMMAQVQVLC